From Leptotrichia wadei, one genomic window encodes:
- the atpE gene encoding ATP synthase F0 subunit C, with protein MAGVELIKAAALLGAGIAAIGGVGAGLGQGIATGYAVEAVSRQPEAKQDIMQTLITGLAITESSAIYALVIAFLLIFLKG; from the coding sequence ATGGCAGGAGTAGAATTAATTAAGGCAGCAGCTTTATTAGGAGCGGGAATTGCAGCAATAGGAGGTGTTGGAGCAGGATTAGGACAAGGGATTGCAACTGGTTATGCAGTAGAAGCAGTTTCAAGACAGCCTGAAGCTAAGCAAGACATTATGCAAACATTGATTACAGGGCTTGCAATTACAGAATCATCAGCAATTTATGCATTAGTAATAGCATTCCTATTAATTTTCTTAAAAGGATAA
- the atpA gene encoding F0F1 ATP synthase subunit alpha, with translation MRIKPEEISKIIRSEIENYKSSLDISNTGTVLEVGDGIARIYGLSDAMAGELLEFENGTIGMALNLEESNIGAVIFGKTQGIKEGSIVKGLGKVAEVPAGNELLGRVVDALGNPIDGKGSITADKYMPIERQASGIIARKPVTQPMQTGIKAIDGMFPIGKGQRELIIGDRQTGKTAIAIDAIINQKNNDVLCIYVAIGQKRSTVAQIYKKLEEAGALEYTTIVAATASESAPLQYLAPYSGVAMGEYFMDQGKDVLIVYDDLSKHAVSYREMSLLLKRPPGREAYPGDVFYLHSRLLERAAKLSDKLGGGSITALPIVETQAGDISAYIPTNVISITDGQIFLETDLFNSGFRPAINAGVSVSRVGGAAQVKAMKQVASKVKLELAQYNELLAFTQFGSDLDKATRDQLNRGSKIMEVLKQPQYSPYRVEEQVISFYCVTNGYFDNVPNEKLRTFEKDLIEAIRNDSNILSEILEKKSLDDNLKNELDEFIINYKKEYVW, from the coding sequence TTGAGAATCAAGCCAGAGGAAATAAGTAAAATAATCCGAAGCGAAATCGAAAATTACAAAAGTTCACTGGATATTTCCAATACTGGAACGGTTTTGGAAGTGGGAGATGGAATTGCCAGAATTTACGGATTAAGTGACGCTATGGCAGGAGAGCTTTTAGAGTTTGAAAATGGAACTATCGGAATGGCACTAAACTTGGAAGAAAGTAACATCGGAGCAGTAATTTTTGGGAAAACACAAGGAATAAAAGAAGGAAGCATAGTAAAAGGATTGGGAAAAGTAGCTGAAGTTCCAGCTGGAAATGAGCTGCTTGGAAGAGTTGTTGATGCGCTTGGAAATCCTATTGATGGAAAAGGTTCAATAACTGCTGACAAATATATGCCAATCGAAAGACAAGCATCAGGAATTATCGCAAGAAAACCTGTTACACAGCCTATGCAAACTGGAATTAAGGCAATAGATGGAATGTTCCCAATAGGAAAAGGACAAAGGGAATTAATAATCGGAGATAGACAAACTGGTAAAACAGCAATTGCAATTGATGCAATTATAAATCAAAAAAATAACGATGTTTTGTGTATTTATGTGGCAATTGGGCAAAAGAGATCGACTGTTGCGCAAATTTATAAAAAATTGGAGGAAGCAGGTGCATTGGAATATACAACTATTGTTGCGGCAACTGCTTCAGAATCAGCGCCACTTCAATATTTAGCACCATATTCAGGGGTTGCTATGGGTGAATATTTTATGGATCAGGGAAAAGATGTATTGATAGTTTATGATGACTTATCAAAGCATGCCGTTTCATATCGTGAAATGTCATTATTATTGAAACGTCCACCAGGAAGGGAAGCATATCCAGGTGACGTATTCTATCTTCACTCAAGACTTCTTGAAAGAGCGGCAAAATTAAGTGATAAATTAGGTGGAGGTTCGATTACAGCGCTTCCAATTGTAGAAACACAGGCTGGAGATATTTCAGCATATATTCCAACAAATGTTATTTCAATAACAGATGGACAAATATTCTTGGAAACAGATCTGTTTAATTCTGGATTTAGACCAGCGATAAATGCAGGAGTTTCAGTATCACGGGTTGGAGGAGCAGCACAAGTTAAGGCTATGAAACAAGTTGCTTCAAAAGTAAAACTAGAACTTGCGCAATACAATGAATTGCTGGCATTTACACAATTTGGATCAGATCTGGATAAGGCTACTAGAGATCAGCTTAACCGTGGATCTAAGATTATGGAAGTATTAAAGCAGCCGCAATATAGTCCATACAGAGTTGAAGAACAGGTAATTTCATTTTACTGTGTAACAAATGGATATTTTGACAATGTTCCAAATGAAAAATTGAGAACATTTGAAAAGGATTTAATTGAAGCAATTAGAAATGATTCAAATATTTTAAGTGAAATTTTAGAGAAAAAATCATTAGATGATAACTTGAAGAATGAACTTGATGAATTTATAATTAATTATAAAAAAGAATATGTCTGGTAA
- a CDS encoding glycoside hydrolase family 10 protein: MKAILRKVSLLAITVLTAASLNASSIIMGNRNNAAKVNNQKVTKNRELRGVWVASVSNIDWPSKKGLSVDQQKREFLTILDNVKKWNMNAVFVQVKPTSDAFYPSKYAPWSEYLTGTQGVNPGYDPLKFMVEEAHKRGIEFHAWFNPYRLSTSGSRDKLSKDNIGRKKPEWTVSYGGQLYLNPGIPEVDDYVVDSIVEVVKNYDVDGIHMDDYFYPYKVKGQEYPDSAQYQKYGKNFATVGDWRRDNVNRLIEKLHKAIKKENENVEFGISPFGVWRNASTDPSRGSDTTAGVQNYDDLYADILLWMNKGWIDYVAPQIYWNQGFKAAEYNTLVKWWSKYAGQTNTDLYIGQAAYKVNDWKNAKELINQVNFNRNYPEVKGSIFFSYKSLLTNPKNATSSLAQGPYANIENQ, encoded by the coding sequence GTGAAAGCAATTTTAAGAAAAGTATCATTATTGGCAATTACAGTTTTAACGGCAGCTTCGTTGAACGCCTCTAGCATTATAATGGGGAATCGTAACAATGCGGCAAAAGTTAATAATCAGAAAGTAACAAAAAATAGGGAGTTAAGAGGTGTATGGGTAGCGAGTGTAAGCAACATCGACTGGCCATCTAAAAAAGGACTTAGTGTAGATCAGCAAAAAAGAGAATTTTTAACAATTCTTGACAATGTAAAAAAATGGAATATGAATGCAGTATTTGTGCAGGTAAAACCGACATCGGATGCCTTTTATCCATCAAAATACGCACCTTGGTCTGAATATTTGACAGGAACTCAAGGGGTAAATCCTGGATATGATCCATTAAAATTCATGGTGGAAGAAGCACATAAGAGAGGAATCGAATTTCATGCCTGGTTTAATCCATACAGACTTTCGACATCTGGATCAAGAGATAAATTATCAAAGGATAATATTGGACGTAAAAAGCCTGAATGGACTGTTTCTTATGGAGGACAGCTTTATTTAAATCCAGGGATTCCTGAAGTTGATGACTATGTTGTAGACAGTATTGTTGAAGTTGTGAAAAATTATGATGTTGACGGTATTCACATGGATGACTATTTTTATCCATACAAAGTTAAAGGGCAAGAATATCCTGATTCAGCACAATATCAGAAATATGGTAAAAATTTTGCAACAGTTGGAGACTGGAGAAGAGATAACGTAAACAGACTGATTGAAAAATTGCATAAAGCTATAAAGAAGGAAAATGAAAATGTGGAATTTGGAATAAGTCCATTTGGAGTATGGAGAAATGCTTCTACTGATCCGTCAAGAGGTTCTGACACAACTGCAGGTGTGCAAAATTATGATGACTTGTATGCAGATATTTTACTTTGGATGAATAAAGGATGGATAGATTACGTTGCACCTCAAATTTACTGGAATCAAGGATTCAAAGCTGCTGAATATAATACACTTGTAAAATGGTGGAGCAAATATGCTGGACAAACAAACACAGATTTATATATTGGGCAAGCAGCTTATAAAGTAAACGACTGGAAAAATGCAAAAGAGTTAATAAATCAAGTTAATTTCAATAGAAATTATCCAGAAGTAAAAGGAAGCATATTCTTTAGCTACAAGTCATTACTGACAAACCCTAAAAATGCTACAAGCAGCCTAGCTCAAGGGCCTTATGCCAATATTGAAAATCAATAA
- a CDS encoding YjjG family noncanonical pyrimidine nucleotidase encodes MKYELVLIDLDDTLFDYSKTEDSAFRKTFEKMGFFQVNQIEKEKIEENYEKIRKRYKEINLQLWKDLEKGKMDKDKLKVLRFEKIIEEFGLEYDSIEVSKLYLKKLGEGVFPFEATEKLCEYLHSKYKVGVITNGIKEVQHSRIKNSAIAKYIDKIVISEEVGVNKPDKRIFECAMEYFGISDKKSAIMIGDSLEADIKGAQNAGIDTCWVNFKNIVNDTGSVPKYEVKKLEELFEIL; translated from the coding sequence ATGAAATATGAGCTTGTATTAATAGATTTAGATGATACGCTTTTTGATTATTCAAAGACGGAAGATTCAGCATTTAGAAAAACATTTGAAAAAATGGGATTTTTTCAGGTAAATCAGATTGAAAAAGAAAAAATTGAAGAAAATTATGAGAAAATAAGGAAACGGTATAAAGAGATAAACTTACAGTTGTGGAAGGATTTGGAAAAGGGGAAAATGGATAAGGATAAACTGAAAGTTTTGAGATTTGAAAAAATAATTGAGGAATTTGGCTTGGAGTATGATTCGATTGAGGTAAGTAAACTGTATTTAAAAAAACTGGGAGAAGGAGTTTTTCCATTTGAGGCGACTGAAAAACTGTGTGAATATTTACATTCTAAATATAAAGTTGGAGTTATTACAAATGGTATAAAGGAAGTTCAGCATTCACGGATAAAAAATTCAGCAATTGCAAAATACATTGATAAAATTGTTATTTCTGAAGAAGTTGGAGTGAATAAGCCTGATAAAAGAATATTTGAATGTGCAATGGAATATTTTGGAATATCGGATAAAAAATCTGCAATAATGATTGGCGATTCTTTGGAGGCTGATATAAAAGGTGCGCAAAATGCCGGAATTGACACTTGCTGGGTAAATTTTAAAAATATTGTGAATGATACTGGATCAGTTCCAAAATATGAAGTAAAAAAATTAGAAGAATTATTTGAAATCTTATAA
- the atpH gene encoding ATP synthase F1 subunit delta → MANDEIAKRYASAIYNIAKSSESINEVREVLNILKENYAEEEEFRKILEDPLKKFPEKEKFLEKSFSHVSSEALGIVKYIVRKQRLSLIGDIKEYFLKLYYEENNKLPITAIFAKELSEKQRDLLVQKLEKKYGKKVVLDLKVDKGIIGGGILRIGNEVIDGSIKNQIDEIKKNF, encoded by the coding sequence ATGGCTAATGATGAGATTGCAAAAAGATATGCATCAGCAATTTACAATATAGCAAAATCTTCTGAAAGTATAAATGAAGTTAGGGAAGTATTGAATATTCTTAAGGAAAATTACGCAGAGGAAGAGGAGTTCAGGAAGATTTTGGAAGATCCTCTTAAAAAGTTTCCAGAAAAGGAGAAATTTTTGGAAAAATCCTTTAGTCACGTATCTAGCGAAGCACTTGGAATAGTAAAATACATTGTAAGAAAGCAGCGGTTATCGTTGATTGGCGATATAAAGGAATATTTTTTGAAACTTTATTATGAGGAAAATAATAAACTTCCAATAACTGCTATATTTGCAAAGGAGCTATCGGAAAAACAAAGGGATCTGTTAGTACAGAAACTTGAAAAAAAATATGGTAAAAAAGTCGTTCTTGACCTTAAAGTTGACAAGGGAATTATCGGTGGAGGAATTTTAAGAATCGGTAATGAGGTTATTGACGGTTCAATAAAAAATCAAATTGATGAAATAAAGAAAAATTTTTAG
- the atpG gene encoding ATP synthase F1 subunit gamma yields MAANMKEIKERIDSVKNTSQITNAMNIVSSTKFKRFQVLTLKSRNYARAVNEAFDNLVASLTGNKFVIFDGKTEVKRVGIIVMTSDRGLCGSFNSNTFRRLESMKKEFQKEGKDVSVITIGRKAKEYCKNRDINVDSEYTQMIPETMFETGKKISEDVVQFYLNDFYDEVYMIYSKFVSAVEYNIQVEKLLPIEKKEGLPTKEYVFEPSEEEVLNSFVPQVLNIKLYQSLLENSASEHSARMSAMKQANDNASEMIRNLEVQYNRERQGKITQELTEIISGSLGVQ; encoded by the coding sequence ATGGCAGCAAATATGAAGGAAATAAAGGAACGTATTGACAGCGTAAAAAATACCAGTCAAATTACAAATGCGATGAATATTGTATCTTCTACTAAATTTAAAAGATTTCAAGTTCTTACTTTAAAATCAAGAAACTATGCACGTGCTGTAAATGAAGCTTTTGATAATCTAGTTGCAAGCCTTACAGGAAATAAATTTGTAATTTTTGATGGAAAAACTGAAGTTAAAAGGGTTGGAATTATTGTGATGACATCGGATAGAGGACTTTGCGGAAGTTTTAACTCAAATACTTTTAGAAGGCTTGAAAGCATGAAGAAGGAATTTCAAAAGGAAGGCAAGGATGTTTCAGTTATAACAATTGGAAGAAAGGCTAAAGAATATTGTAAAAATCGGGATATTAACGTGGATAGCGAATATACGCAGATGATTCCTGAGACAATGTTTGAAACTGGGAAAAAAATTAGTGAAGATGTTGTGCAGTTTTACTTAAATGATTTTTATGATGAAGTTTATATGATTTATTCAAAATTTGTATCGGCAGTTGAGTATAATATTCAAGTGGAAAAATTGCTTCCAATTGAGAAAAAGGAAGGATTGCCGACAAAGGAATATGTATTTGAGCCATCAGAGGAAGAAGTATTAAATTCATTTGTGCCACAAGTGCTGAATATAAAACTGTATCAATCGTTGCTTGAAAATTCGGCAAGTGAACATTCGGCCAGAATGTCAGCGATGAAGCAGGCTAATGACAATGCTTCTGAAATGATAAGAAACTTGGAAGTACAGTATAATCGTGAAAGACAAGGAAAAATAACACAGGAACTGACAGAAATAATAAGTGGTTCATTAGGTGTACAGTAA
- the atpB gene encoding F0F1 ATP synthase subunit A — translation MKNKIFKFLGFLFLMMVVVNLILSVISTFLPVKFESPSSVVEAPHYFNFVLGGLKFSLSQTVINTWVLMLIIMFIVGAGTKKASVENPSKMQIVMEEYYHFIENTFLTTFGKHKKTYVPFFSALFAFIMFSNLSTFLFPYIMMVVNEDGVKMVKPFFRTPTADPNTTIGLSLVVIVLFLAVSIKQKGLRGYIKSLFEPMWFMFPLNIVDIFSKVLNTSMRLFGNMLAGLVIVGLLYSLVGRGLLQSLTHDMLKGSFSFSVGWPMIIQLYLDLFIGIVQAFVFTILSSVYISEALGEEE, via the coding sequence ATGAAAAATAAAATTTTTAAGTTTTTAGGCTTCCTATTTCTTATGATGGTTGTCGTGAATCTGATTTTGTCAGTTATTTCGACATTCTTACCAGTAAAATTTGAGTCACCAAGTTCAGTTGTAGAAGCTCCGCATTATTTTAATTTTGTTCTGGGCGGACTTAAGTTCTCACTTAGTCAAACTGTAATTAATACGTGGGTGCTTATGCTTATAATTATGTTTATTGTAGGGGCTGGAACAAAAAAAGCAAGTGTTGAAAATCCAAGTAAAATGCAAATTGTGATGGAAGAGTACTATCACTTTATTGAAAACACTTTTTTAACTACATTTGGAAAGCATAAAAAAACTTATGTTCCGTTTTTCTCGGCATTATTTGCGTTTATAATGTTTTCAAACTTAAGTACATTTTTATTTCCATATATTATGATGGTAGTTAATGAAGATGGAGTTAAAATGGTAAAACCGTTTTTTAGAACGCCGACAGCAGATCCAAATACTACAATTGGATTATCGCTTGTAGTAATTGTACTTTTTCTGGCGGTATCTATAAAGCAAAAGGGATTAAGGGGATATATAAAATCACTGTTTGAACCAATGTGGTTTATGTTTCCGCTAAATATTGTGGATATTTTTTCAAAAGTTTTAAATACTTCAATGCGGTTATTTGGAAATATGCTTGCGGGACTTGTAATTGTAGGGCTTTTATATAGCCTTGTTGGCAGAGGTCTGCTTCAATCATTGACACATGATATGTTGAAGGGAAGTTTCTCCTTTTCAGTTGGATGGCCGATGATTATACAGCTTTATTTGGATCTATTCATTGGTATTGTTCAAGCATTTGTGTTTACGATACTTTCATCAGTTTACATAAGTGAAGCATTGGGTGAAGAGGAATAA
- the gltS gene encoding sodium/glutamate symporter has protein sequence MVKINMDMIQTIGLAVILLLIGMKLRKKIQFFEKYCIPAPVIGGFLFSIIVFIFRQTNVAQIKFDDTLQKFFMVMFFTSVGFNASLKVLKKGGKKVVMFLFVAAGLCVMQNVVAVVLSKFVGIPPLLALMTGSTPMTGGHGTSAAVAPTIEALGPIYKGANAIAIASATFGLIIGSAMGGPIASRLINKHKLLPEHFTKDGVKHGDEDIDEEVLKRQKPYLDGERFSMAFFYILIAMGIGSYLSMFIDYLMSFTGFEAHFPIYIGPMIIAAIIRNISDNVKALNAPIKEISILEDVALSLFLAMALMTLRLWELIDLALPVFILLIAQVVLMYVYLNLVTFKAMGSDYDAAVMVSGHCGFGLGATPNGISNMKAVTEKYVYSKMAFFVIPIVGSLFIDFVNISIITVFTQFFK, from the coding sequence ATGGTGAAGATTAACATGGATATGATCCAGACAATCGGGTTGGCAGTTATTCTGCTTTTAATTGGAATGAAGCTTAGAAAAAAAATTCAATTTTTTGAAAAATATTGCATTCCGGCTCCTGTTATTGGTGGATTTTTATTTTCAATAATCGTTTTTATTTTTAGACAGACAAATGTAGCTCAAATTAAATTTGATGATACGCTTCAAAAGTTTTTTATGGTAATGTTTTTTACAAGTGTAGGATTTAACGCAAGTCTTAAAGTATTGAAAAAAGGTGGAAAAAAGGTTGTTATGTTTTTATTTGTTGCGGCGGGATTATGTGTTATGCAAAATGTTGTTGCAGTAGTGCTTTCAAAATTTGTGGGAATTCCTCCACTGCTTGCGTTAATGACTGGATCGACTCCAATGACTGGTGGACACGGTACTTCAGCAGCTGTTGCACCTACAATTGAAGCTCTTGGTCCAATATACAAAGGAGCAAATGCGATTGCAATTGCATCGGCAACTTTTGGGCTGATTATAGGATCTGCGATGGGAGGGCCTATTGCTAGCAGACTTATTAATAAACATAAGTTATTGCCTGAACATTTTACAAAAGATGGAGTAAAGCACGGTGATGAAGATATAGATGAGGAAGTTTTAAAAAGACAGAAGCCTTATCTTGACGGAGAGCGTTTTTCAATGGCGTTTTTTTATATTTTGATTGCAATGGGGATCGGTTCATATTTATCAATGTTTATTGATTATCTTATGAGTTTTACAGGATTTGAAGCACATTTTCCTATTTATATCGGACCAATGATTATTGCAGCTATTATTAGAAATATATCTGACAATGTAAAGGCTTTGAATGCTCCAATTAAGGAAATAAGCATTCTTGAAGATGTGGCGCTTAGCTTGTTTTTAGCGATGGCACTGATGACTTTAAGATTGTGGGAACTTATTGACTTGGCGCTTCCAGTATTTATATTGTTAATTGCGCAAGTTGTATTAATGTATGTTTACTTGAACTTGGTAACATTTAAGGCGATGGGATCAGATTATGATGCGGCTGTAATGGTTTCTGGACATTGCGGATTCGGTTTAGGTGCAACTCCAAATGGAATTTCAAATATGAAAGCTGTTACAGAAAAATACGTTTATTCTAAAATGGCATTTTTTGTAATTCCAATAGTCGGTTCATTATTTATCGATTTCGTTAATATTAGTATTATTACTGTATTTACACAGTTTTTTAAATAA
- the atpF gene encoding F0F1 ATP synthase subunit B has translation MGGKLINIDFTMAIEIINFIVLVYFFSRTFSKKIGKVLEDRKKLALSEMEIVENEKEKLEDQKKSIEKLKKESKRRANDILIKAERQADDRKDQIISLAMSNRERMMMKAEADIEKMRQNAKFELQKEVGEMAVELAEKIIKENIDEKQDKTINKFINEIGD, from the coding sequence ATGGGAGGAAAATTAATAAACATCGACTTTACGATGGCTATTGAAATAATAAACTTTATAGTATTAGTCTATTTTTTTTCACGAACTTTTTCAAAAAAAATTGGTAAAGTCCTAGAAGATAGAAAAAAACTGGCTTTATCTGAAATGGAAATTGTTGAAAATGAAAAAGAAAAACTGGAAGATCAAAAAAAATCAATTGAAAAATTGAAAAAGGAATCTAAAAGACGTGCCAATGATATTTTGATAAAAGCTGAAAGACAGGCTGATGACAGAAAAGATCAAATTATATCGCTGGCTATGAGCAATCGTGAAAGAATGATGATGAAGGCGGAAGCTGATATTGAAAAAATGCGTCAAAATGCTAAATTTGAACTTCAAAAGGAAGTTGGAGAAATGGCGGTTGAACTTGCTGAAAAAATTATCAAGGAAAACATTGACGAAAAGCAGGATAAAACTATAAACAAGTTTATTAATGAGATAGGAGATTAA
- a CDS encoding YARHG domain-containing protein — MLKTKKKELLKILILIFVFIFAVSCNNIFNFGNKSKTNSKSKEKQENEEKQENEEKKQKEQINEEYTGITVPLDAVNFSIENELLYYNKQLFTGRVTFTTNEGYSGYFTFSNGVMEGVYELKRNGNVEIGKTAGNKAIYVKTKSNSGYENEIIYDENNGLIKEVNYVDGEYEDNFDFSNKFSGKIKKFGKIYNFSESTKKIKDGLNNETESESENNNKNEIIVDKKDEIFIYNYSLREDDNYIIITERQYKGDKKNYRYLVFMGEKEEIFPRFSKDMLKVFKSIFTDIQGASNAQINTNTNANNEMTQETATNYQSTSTSTSAPSQNNNTSNNQSSDEDLATLDRVYDEVINKGNESYLNNFSSSQLSIIRNTIYAKRGYIFKKEKYKNYFSKKSWYKGTSYSENIITPDEKKLAELILSKE, encoded by the coding sequence ATGTTAAAAACTAAAAAAAAGGAGCTTTTAAAAATATTAATCCTCATTTTTGTTTTTATATTCGCTGTATCTTGCAATAATATATTCAATTTTGGGAACAAAAGCAAAACGAATAGTAAAAGTAAAGAAAAACAAGAAAATGAAGAAAAACAAGAAAATGAAGAAAAAAAACAAAAAGAGCAAATTAATGAAGAATACACAGGTATTACAGTTCCTTTAGATGCAGTTAATTTTTCAATTGAAAATGAACTGTTATACTATAATAAACAACTTTTTACAGGAAGAGTAACATTTACAACAAATGAAGGTTATAGTGGATATTTTACATTTAGTAATGGAGTGATGGAAGGAGTATATGAACTAAAAAGAAACGGTAATGTAGAAATTGGAAAAACAGCTGGAAATAAAGCTATATATGTAAAAACAAAATCAAATTCTGGTTATGAAAATGAAATTATATATGATGAAAATAATGGCTTGATAAAAGAAGTAAACTATGTAGATGGAGAGTATGAAGATAATTTTGATTTTTCAAATAAATTTTCAGGTAAAATAAAAAAATTTGGAAAAATATATAATTTCTCAGAGAGTACAAAAAAAATCAAAGATGGTCTAAACAATGAAACTGAAAGTGAAAGTGAAAATAATAATAAGAATGAAATAATCGTTGATAAAAAAGATGAAATATTTATTTATAATTATTCTTTAAGAGAAGACGACAATTATATAATTATAACTGAAAGACAATATAAAGGGGATAAAAAAAATTACAGATATTTAGTATTTATGGGCGAAAAAGAAGAAATTTTCCCAAGATTCAGTAAAGATATGTTAAAAGTGTTCAAAAGCATTTTTACAGATATACAAGGTGCTTCAAATGCTCAAATAAATACAAATACAAATGCAAATAATGAAATGACTCAAGAAACTGCGACAAACTATCAGAGTACATCTACATCTACCTCTGCGCCTTCTCAGAATAATAACACAAGTAATAATCAAAGTTCTGATGAAGATCTAGCAACATTGGATCGTGTCTATGACGAAGTCATTAATAAAGGAAATGAGAGTTATTTAAATAATTTTTCAAGCAGCCAGCTTTCTATTATTAGAAATACAATATACGCCAAAAGAGGATATATTTTTAAAAAAGAAAAATACAAAAACTATTTTTCTAAAAAAAGTTGGTATAAAGGAACTTCATATAGTGAAAATATAATAACACCTGATGAAAAAAAATTAGCTGAATTAATATTATCAAAAGAATAA